AGTCCCAGATCGCGTGATGCTGCGTGCACCGATTGTCCCACATGGCCACCGAATTGCGCCGCCAGCGGAAGCGGCACTGAAAGTGAGGACGGCTGACATGGTCGAACAGGAAGCCGAGAATGGCCCGGCTCTCGCCGGCGGGAAGGCCGATGATGTGCTGCGTGAACAGCTTGTTGACGAAGAGCGCCTTGCGGCCGGTGACGGGATGGGTGCGGATGACGGGGTGCTCCGCCCGCGGGTAGGTGCGCCCTCCGCTGTCGCGGTCGAGCAGCCGATTCACGCGCTGGTAGTAGGGCGCGCCGTCGTGCACCGCCTGCAGGCCGTCGAGCAGAGCCCGCATCTGCTCGGAGAGGGCTGCGTACGCGGCGTACATGCAGGCGAACAGGGTGTCTCCGCCGGTCTCGGGGACGGTGTGCATGCGCACGATCGAGCCCATGGGCGGGAGCGGGTCGCACGACACGTCGGAGTGCCACTCCTCGCCGGTCGCGCGCACCGAGTTCTCGTCCGCGTGGATCGGCATGACCTCGGGATGGCCGTCCACCCCCGGGTCGTTGGGATGCGCGACCAGTTTGCCGAAGCGCTGTCCCAGCAGCTTGTGGCTCTCGATGGAGATGTCCTGGTCGCGGAAGAAGAGCGCCCCGTAGGCCATGAGGCCCTCGTACAGAACGGCGAACTCGGAGTCCGAGAGATTGCCGAGGTCGATCCCGTCGACGTTGGCGCCGATTACGGGGGTCACCGGCGTGAAGGTGATGGCGTTTCGACTCATGGCGGAATCCGGTGTCGACGACGGTCTGATCCGGCGCACGGCGTGGTTCGTCCCGCCCAACGGGCGGTGTTGCGGTCTCCGAAGTATGCCGGAATCAGGATGAGGTTCCGGCTCCGGCCCGCACGGGCGGGACCGGACACGCCGGAGTGCGGAAACACGTTGGCACGAAAGGTGTTCGCGAGCAACCAATCGACCCGGGAGCGGGCGCTTCGGTCGGGCCCTGCGAGCCCGGCGAATCCTCAGGGATCGTACCTGAGGATGAGGATCATCGTGAACGCGCTGGTGTCACGCGTCTCGACCGTGTACAGGATACGTGAGCCACGACCGACCGACGAATCGTGGCTGCGGAGCTGGTCCC
This region of Gammaproteobacteria bacterium genomic DNA includes:
- a CDS encoding TauD/TfdA family dioxygenase, with product MSRNAITFTPVTPVIGANVDGIDLGNLSDSEFAVLYEGLMAYGALFFRDQDISIESHKLLGQRFGKLVAHPNDPGVDGHPEVMPIHADENSVRATGEEWHSDVSCDPLPPMGSIVRMHTVPETGGDTLFACMYAAYAALSEQMRALLDGLQAVHDGAPYYQRVNRLLDRDSGGRTYPRAEHPVIRTHPVTGRKALFVNKLFTQHIIGLPAGESRAILGFLFDHVSRPHFQCRFRWRRNSVAMWDNRCTQHHAIWDYWPATRSGYRVTIQGERPE